In Littorina saxatilis isolate snail1 linkage group LG8, US_GU_Lsax_2.0, whole genome shotgun sequence, a single genomic region encodes these proteins:
- the LOC138972664 gene encoding platelet-activating factor acetylhydrolase IB subunit alpha1-like produces MSNPAADPQPVEDVQGDGRWMSLHHAYMLEGKEREPEVVFLGDSIFQQLQQTEIWHEMFEPMHCLNFSIGGDQTQHLLWRIQNGEVDSVQPKVLVLLVGTNNHGHTAQQVTGGIMEIISVLTNKHPQAQLVVMSLLPRGEKPNPLREKFATINKSLEMQLTEIPTATFLGVDPTIFYKSGTEEIGRQDMFDYLHLTKLGYQKLCEPLLEEIQSLLKDFVKVESTSTETSSMAGELASDQP; encoded by the exons ATGTCAAACCCTGCTGCTGACCCGCAACCAGTAGAAGATGTTCAAGGAGACGGAAGATGGATGAGTCTG caCCATGCGTACATGCTGGAAGGGAAAGAACGTGAACCTGAGGTGGTGTTCCTGGGGGATTCTATTTTTCAGCAACTACAGCAAACGGAG ATCTGGCATGAGATGTTTGAGCCTATGCACTGTCTCAACTTCAGCATTGGAGGAGACCAGACTCAGCATCTACTGTGGCGCATTCAGAATGGGGAGGTGGATTCCGTGCAGCCCAAG GTACTGGTGTTACTGGTGGGGACCAACAACCATGGCCACACAGCACAGCAAGTGACTGGGGGCATCATGGAAATCATCTCTGTTCTCACCAACAAACACCCACAGGCACAGCTTGTTGTTATG AGTTTGCTGCCCAGGGGAGAGAAACCAAACCCACTTCGTGAGAAATTTGCAACAATCAACAAGTCTTTGGAAATGCAGCTAACGGAAATTCCCACGGCGACATTTTTAGGAGTGGACCCCACCATCTTTTATAAATCCGGCACGGAAGAAATCGGTCGGCAGGATATGTTTGACTACCTTCATCTGACAAAGCTTGGGTACCAGAAACTTTGTGAACCACTATTGGAAGAGATTCAGTCGTTGCTAAAGGATTTTGTGAAAGTGGAAAGTACGTCGACAGAAACGTCATCCATGGCTGGGGAACTGGCTTCTGATCAGCCTTGA